In Carassius auratus strain Wakin chromosome 36, ASM336829v1, whole genome shotgun sequence, the following are encoded in one genomic region:
- the LOC113055095 gene encoding LOW QUALITY PROTEIN: kinesin-like protein KIF21B (The sequence of the model RefSeq protein was modified relative to this genomic sequence to represent the inferred CDS: inserted 1 base in 1 codon) encodes MATQNDCCVKVSLRIRPQMAKEKIEGCHICTCVTPGENQVLLGKDKAFTYDFVFDLDAQQHQIYSACVHKLVEGCFEGYNATVFAYGQTGSGKTYTMGTGFDVSISEEEQGIIPRAVQHLFQGIQKRRLDAQSAGVPLPEFKVSAQFLELYNEEILDLFDSTCDPEARGRKSNIKIHEDGSGGIYTTGVTSQLVSSEEELLQCLKLGALSRTTASTQMNAQSSRSHAIFTIHLCQMRVCPQPHLVNGEMNGDSSIAQPEYETLTAKFHFVDLAGSERLKRTGATGQRAKEGISINCGLLALGNVISALGDQSKKAGHVPYRDSKLTRLLQDSLGGNSRTVMIACVSPSDRDFMETLNTLKYANRARNIKNKVIMNQDKTSQQISALRAEIARLQMEIMEYKAGKRVACEEGSDGFSDLFQENSMLLKENDTLRMRVKAMQETIDHLNTRVTQLLTNGVSLLLTKTGETNEEIGNLIQNYIREIEELRSKLLESEAMNESLRRSLSRLSARSPHPSTPALPLGSSPSVSMDAEMTDVICQAKLDVERLKKKERNQRRKSPEKEKGLKKRAKLFPQENGEKSENGLSRENGERRENGDGDSDNEPEEDGMYPLQEDGHGEIGCDEEEEEEEEEETREEEEEFDSDESLVDSDSDSDEKVSLQADLADLTCEIEIKQRLIDELENSQRRLLMLKSQYEEKLILLQNKIRDTQLERDRVLHNLMSMENYTEEKASKIKSEYEKRLKEMNRDLLKLQAAQKEHARLLKNQSRYERELKKLQSEVAEMKKAKVALMKQMKEEQQKRRIIDAKRNREIAQLKKEQRRQEYQIRSLETQKHRQEIVLRRKTQEVTALRRLAKPMSERVAGRVARRLTTLDSLAELSTATTTTSSEHESTRSVSSIIRQWNTKLNGYLGENESQGTRANLASRKTFQGKSTSTSFSKTARQKWQSLERRIVDIVMQRMTITNVEADMDRLIKKREELSVQQEALLRKREKLLNEGFREDEEERLLQEMNEEIDVLNANIDYISDSLSDCQATIVQIEETKDELDSVDTSVVISSCSLAEARALLDYFLKASIDKGLQVAQKEAQIRLLEGQLRQTDVIGSSQNHMILDALREKAECIPELQALIHNAQQENGYASTDEDVSEFSQASEGGFHQMKLSASQDDFKMKVEPRLSAQMKAVSAEYLGPILDLTSKNITKSLASLSEIHENGLVLKEPYSRELVSRTISLPVRGHTFPRLSRGSDTSPLTMRQSYERGQPYRSPDVGYTPPSSPPLRTRNDRNVFSRLTSNQSQGSALDKSDDSDSSLSEVLRGVITPTGGLKGGRTAPLQCVAMAEGHTKPVLCLDATDELLFTGSKDRTCKMWNLVTGQEIVTLRGHPNNVVSVKYCSNSGLVFTVSTLYIKVWDIRDSAKCVRTFMSSGQVVSGDACASTTNRTITTAQGEFQINQIALSPSGSVLYAAAGNTVRTWDLNRMQATGKLTGHTGSVMCLTVGYSGGGKDQVITGSKDHYVKIFDVAEGTQGNIGPAHNFEPPHYDGIECLAVHGDVLFSGSRDNGIKKWDLGQHELIQQIPNAHKDWVCALAFVPARPLLLSACRXGMLKVWNVDNFTPIGEIKGHDSPINAICTNSKQIFTASSDCRVKLWSYVPGLTPCLPRRVLAIKGRATSLP; translated from the exons GATCCGGCCGCAGATGGCAAAAGAGAAGATTGAGGGATGTCACATCTGCACCTGCGTTACCCCCGGGGAGAACCAGGTGCTCTTGGGTAAAGACAAGGCCTTTACGTATGACTTTGTGTTTGACTTGGACGCTCAACAACATCAGATCTACAGCGCCTGTGTTCACAAACTGGTTGAAGGCTGCTTCGAAGGATACAACGCAACTGTCTTCGCATATGGACAA ACTGGTTCAGGAAAGACCTACACCATGGGCACTGGCTTTGATGTATCCATTTCGGAGGAAGAGCAGGGCATCATCCCACGGGCTGTGCAACATCTCTTCCAGGGCATCCAGAAACGCAGACTAGATGCGCAGAGCGCCGGCGTGCCCCTCCCAGAATTCAAAGTCAGCGCCCAGTTCCTGGAG CTCTATAATGAGGAGATCCTGGACCTGTTTGACAGCACGTGTGACCCTGAGGCTCGAGGTAGGAAGTCCAACATTAAGATCCATGAGGATGGGAGCGGAGGCATCTACACCACAGGAGTGACGTCACAGCTGGTCAGCTCAGAGGAGGAG ctGCTGCAGTGTCTGAAGCTGGGCGCTCTCTCCCGCACCACGGCCAGCACGCAGATGAACGCCCAGAGCTCCCGCTCTCATGCCATCTTCACCATCCACCTCTGCCAGATGAGAGTCTGCCCGCAGCCACACCTG GTGAACGGAGAGATGAACGGCGATAGCTCCATCGCTCAGCCCGAGTATGAGACGCTCACTGCTAAGTTTCACTTCGTGGACCTGGCTGGATCAGAGCGTCTCAAACGCACAGGAGCCACAGGACAGAGAGCGAAAGAGGGCATCTCGATCAACTGTGGCCTG ctGGCCCTGGGTAATGTGATCAGTGCACTGGGAGATCAGAGTAAGAAGGCAGGCCATGTGCCCTACAGAGACTCCAAACTCACACGCCTGCTGCAGGACTCGCTGGGAGGAAACAG TCGGACCGTGATGATCGCCTGCGTGAGTCCCTCTGACCGTGACTTCATGGAGACCCTGAACACACTCAAGTACGCCAATCGGGCTCGCAACATCAAGAACAAAGTGATCATGAACCAGGACAAAACCAGCCAGCAGATCAGCGCCTTACGAGCAGAGATCGCACGTCTGCAGATGGAGATCATGGAGTACAAAGCG GGGAAACGAGTGGCCTGTGAAGAGGGATCCGACGGTTTTAGTGATCTGTTTCAGGAGAACTCGATGCTCCTAAAAGAGAACGACACTCTCCGTATGCGGGTCAAAGCCATGCAGGAAACCATCGACCACCTCAACACTCGAGTCACCCAGCTGCTCACCAACGGAGTCAGCCTGCTGCTCACCAAGACTG GTGAAACGAACGAGGAGATTGGCAATCTAATCCAGAACTACATTCGAGAGATTGAGGAGCTGAG GTCTAAGCTGCTGGAGAGCGAGGCCATGAACGAGTCTCTGAGGCGCAGTTTGTCCCGCCTCTCCGCCCGCTCTCCACACCCCTCCACACCAGCACTCCCTCTCGGCTCCTCCCCCTCCGTCTCCATGGATGCAGAGATGACCGATGTGATTTGTCAAGCCAAATTAGATGTGGAGAGGctgaagaagaaagagagaaatcagaggaggaagag TCCCGAGAAAGAAAAAGGTCTGAAGAAGAGAGCCAAGCTTTTTCCTCAGGAAAATGGAGAAAAGAGCGAGAACGGACTGAGCAGGGAAAACGGAGAGAGACGAGAGAATGGAGATGGAGACTCTGATAATGAACCTGAAGAG GATGGCATGTATCCTCTTCAGGAGGACGGACACGGGGAGATCGGCtgtgatgaggaggaggaggaggaggaggaagaggagaccagagaggaggaagaggagttTGACAGCGACGAGAGCCTGGTGGATTCTGACTCTGACTCGGATGAGAAAG TCAGCTTACAGGCCGATCTAGCGGACCTGACGTGTGAGATCGAGATCAAGCAGAGACTCATCGATGAGCTGGAGAACAGCCAGCGCCGGCTCCTGATGCTGAAGAGCCAGTATGAGGAGAAACTGATTCTGCTCCAGAACAAGATCCGAGACACGCAGCTGGAGAGAGACCGCGTGCTGCACAACCTCA TGTCCATGGAGAACTACACCGAGGAGAAAGCCAGTAAGATCAAATCGGAGTACGAGAAGCGTCTGAAGGAGATGAACCGAGACCTGCTGAAGCTGCAGGCCGCTCAGAAGGAGCACGCGCGTCTGCTGAAGAACCAGAGCCGATACGAGAGAGAGCTCAAGAAACTGCAGTCTGAGGTGGCCGAGATGAAGAAAGCCAAG GTGGCGCTAATGAAGCAGATGAAGGAGGAGCAGCAGAAGAGGAGGATAATCGACGCCAAGAGGAACAGAGAAATCGCACAACTGAAGAAAGAGCAGCGACGACAAGAG TATCAGATCCGATCTCTGGAGACTCAGAAGCACCGGCAGGAGATCGTGCTGCGGAGGAAGACACAGGAAGTGACAGCGCTGAGGCGGCTGGCCAAGCCCATGTCGGAGCGTGTGGCCGGACGTGTGGCCCGCAGACTCACCACTTTGGACTCCTTAGCAGAGCTGTCCACCGCGACCACAACAACCTCCTCCGAACACGAATCCACTCGCTCGGTGTCCAGCATCATACGCCAGTGGAATACCAAACTGAATGGATACCTGGGAGAGAACGAGAGCCAGGGGACACGAGCAAACCTGGCCAG CAGAAAAACGTTCCAGGGAAAGAGTACTAGCACAAGTTTTTCAAAGACAGCCCGTCAGAAGTGGCAGTCTCTGGAGAGGAGGATTGTGGATATTGTGATGCAGAGAATGACCATCACTAATGTGGAAGCTGATATGGATCGCCTCATTAAG AAACGTGAGGAGCTGTCCGTGCAGCAGGAGGCGCTGTTGCGCAAGAGAGAGAAGTTACTGAACGAGGGCTTcagagaggatgaggaggagaggcTCCTTCAGGAGATGAACGAGGAGATTGATGTGCTCAATGCCAACATCGATTACATCAGCGACAGTCTGTCAGACTGCCAGGCCACCATCGTACAGATCGAGGAGACCAAG GATGAGCTGGACTCAGTGGACACCTCAGTGGTCATCAGCTCCTGCTCGCTGGCCGAAGCTCGTGCTCTCCTGGACTACTTCCTCAAAGCCTCTATTGACAAG GGGTTGCAAGTTGCTCAAAAAGAGGCTCAAATTCGCCTGCTGGAGGGTCAGCTGCGACAGACGGATGTGATTGGCTCTTCCCAAAATCACATGATTCTTGATGCTCTAAGGGAAAAGGCGGAGTGTATCCCTGAGTTACAAGCTCTAATCCACAATGCCCAGCAAG AGAATGGCTATGCAAGCACAGATGAGGATGTGTCTGAGTTCAGCCAGGCGTCAGAGGGCGG TTTTCACCAAATGAAGTTGTCAGCGAGTCAAGATGACTTTAAGATGAAG GTTGAGCCTCGGCTCTCTGCACAAATGAAGGCGGTGTCAGCTGAGTATTTGGGCCCGATTCTGGACCTCACCTCCAAGAACATCACTAAGTCCCTGGCGTCTCTATCAGAGATCCACGAGAACGGCCTGGTCCTCAAAGAGCCCTACTCCAGAGAGCTGGTGTCTCGAACCATCAGCCTGCCTGTCAGAGGACACACTTT TCCAAGGCTGTCCAGAGGATCTGACACGTCTCCCTTAACAATGAGGCAGTCATACGAACGAGGCCAGCCATATAG AAGTCCAGACGTAGGCTACACTCCTCCTTCTTCCCCTCCTCTCCGAACACGCAATGACCGTAACGTCTTTTCCCGCCTGACAAGCAACCAGAGTCAGGGCTCAGCGCTCGACAA GTCGGATGACAGCGACTCCTCTCTCTCGGAGGTGCTCAG GGGTGTGATCACTCCCACAGGTGGGCTGAAGGGTGGCAGGACGGCCCCGCTGCAGTGTGTGGCAATGGCCGAGGGACACACAAAACCCGTGCTTTGCCTGGATGCCACAGATGAGCTGCTTTTCACTGGCTCCAAAG ATCGCACCTGCAAGATGTGGAACTTGGTGACTGGACAGGAAATCGTGACCCTGAGAGGACATCCTAACAACGTTGTGTCGGTCAAATACTGCAGCAACTCCGGCCTGGTCTTCACAGTTTCTACTTTATATATCAAAGTTTGGGACATTCGTGATTCTGCCAAGTGTGTCCGGACGTTCAT GTCATCGGGTCAGGTGGTCTCAGGCGATGCCTGCGCTAGTACAACTAATCGCACTATCACTACGGCTCAGGGCGAGTTCCAGATCAACCAGATCGCCCTCAGTCCCTCTGGATCTGTGCTGTACGCTGCTGCAGGCAACACTGTCCGCACATGGGACCTCAACAG AATGCAGGCCACTGGGAAGCTGACCGGACACACTGGGTCAGTCATGTGTCTTACAGTGGGTTATTCTGGAGGGGGCAAGGATCAGGTGATCACTGGATCCAAAGACCATTACGTTAAG aTATTCGATGTTGCGGAGGGAACCCAGGGTAACATCGGACCAGCTCATAACTTCGAGCCCCCTCATTACGATGGGATTGAGTGCCTTGCTGTACATGGCGACGTACTGTTCAGTGGATCCCGTGACAATGGCATTAAGAAATGGGATCTGGGACAGCATGAACTTATTCAG CAAATCCCAAACGCACACAAGGATTGGGTGTGTGCTCTGGCGTTTGTTCCCGCGCGGCCCCTGCTCCTCAGCGCCTGCA GGGGGATGCTCAAGGTGTGGAACGTGGACAACTTCACGCCCATCGGAGAGATTAAGGGCCATGACAGCCCTATCAATGCCATCTGCACCAATTCCAAACAGATCTTTACCGCCTCCAG TGACTGTCGGGTGAAGTTGTGGAGTTATGTCCCCGGGCTCACGCCCTGTCTGCCCCGTCGGGTCCTGGCCATCAAGGGCCGGGCCACCAGCCTCCCCTGA